From the genome of Papaver somniferum cultivar HN1 chromosome 2, ASM357369v1, whole genome shotgun sequence, one region includes:
- the LOC113350720 gene encoding self-incompatibility protein S1-like, producing the protein MMMNCAATGIITNSNTVSNNNRRNNTSDCNIVIVLQCTIWLIMFLGIAIQAESAGCYRLGKVNVSISNRLRDKKIMRIQCQSADDDLGVQLVRSGETIEWRFGNNIFFSTLFYCDVEWQPLSAAEDGNDCKTGGYHFDAYDFDRDSCRCKRHCRWLITDEGPTRQNDDGSWQDFSFQPQCHSS; encoded by the coding sequence ATGATGATGAATTGTGCTGCAACTGGTATTATTACAAATTCAAACACCGTTTCTAATAATAACAGACGTAATAATACTAGTGATTGTAATATCGTGATAGTCTTGCAGTGCACCATCTGGCTAATTATGTTCTTGGGGATTGCAATCCAGGCTGAGAGCGCGGGCTGTTATCGGTTGGGGAAAGTGAATGTAAGTATCTCTAACAGATTAAGAGATAAGAAGATCATGAGAATACAATGTCAATCCGCAGATGACGATCTTGGAGTTCAATTAGTTAGAAGTGGTGAAACTATCGAGTGGAGGTTCGGTAACAACATATTTTTCAGCACTCTATTCTATTGCGACGTGGAATGGCAACCATTATCAGCTGCAGAAGATGGCAATGACTGCAAAACTGGAGGGTACCATTTTGATGCATATGATTTCGATAGAGACTCTTGTAGGTGCAAGCGTCACTGCCGCTGGTTAATTACAGACGAAGGCCCAACTAGGCAAAACGATGATGGTTCTTGgcaagatttttcttttcaaccACAATGTCACAGTTCTTAG
- the LOC113353022 gene encoding mannan endo-1,4-beta-mannosidase 4-like — protein MNSSSLLRCLILALLVSLYPQVGQCKPHNSSLLPSSGFHPSHDFVRTRGTRFMVNGKPLYLNGFNAYWLMSMASEPSCDKGKVTDTFEEASRLKMNLVRTWAFSDGTSYKPLQSSPGSYNEETFKGLDYVISEAKRNGIYLILSLVNNYDDYGGRKQYVQWAIDKGQYLQSDDDFYTNPLTREFYKNHVKDVLTRNNSITGVAYKDDPTIFAWELMNEPRCQSDLSGKTLQNWITEMARHVKSIDSNHLLEIGLEGYYGESVPDRKQYNPGYQVGTDFISNNQIPEIDFTTIHLYPDQWLPGSSEQTQQQFVKKWVQSHVHDSNSIRKPILLAEFGKSSKAAGYNVGQRDAYFRRLYYTIYACARSGGPCGGAVFWQLMAQGMDSYKDGYEVVLAECPSTAALINQQSRKLATIR, from the exons ATGAATAGCAGTAGTTTGTTGAGGTGCCTAATTCTGGCTCTTCTAGTATCTTTATACCCACAAGTAGGACAGTGCAAACCGCATAACTCATCTCTGCTGCCATCGTCGGGGTTCCATCCCAGTCATGATTTCGTTAGAACAAGAGGTACCCGTTTCATGGTGAACGGGAAGCCACTGTACTTGAATGGTTTTAATGCGTATTGGTTGATGTCCATGGCATCTGAGCCATCATGCGATAAAGGAAAAGTGACTGACACTTTTGAAGAAGCTTCAAGGTTAAAAATGAATCTAGTTAGAACATGGGCTTTCAGTGATGGTACTTCTTACAAGCCTTTGCAATCTTCTCCTGGTTCATATAATGAAGAAACGTTCAAG GGCTTGGATTATGTTATCTCTGAAGCAAAGAGAAACGGAATATATTTGATACTGAGTTTAGTGAACAACTATGATGATTATGGTGGCAGAAAACAGTATGTTCAGTGGGCAATAGATAAAGGGCAGTACTTGCAGTCAGACGACGATTTTTATACTAACCCTTTGACCAGAGAATTCTACAAGAACCATGTCAAG GATGTGCTCACGAGAAACAACTCGATTACAGGAGTGGCGTACAAAGATGATCCCACCATTTTTGCATGGGAACTCATGAACGAACCTCGCTGCCAATCCGACCTCTCTGGAAAGACCTTGCAG AATTGGATCACGGAGATGGCTAGACATGTGAAGTCCATAGATTCTAACCATCTGCTGGAAATCGGATTAGAAGGATATTACGGGGAATCGGTCCCTGACAGGAAGCAATACAACCCTGGTTACCAAGTTGGTACAGATTTCATCTCCAACAATCAGATCCCTGAAATAGACTTCACCACAATTCACCTCTACCCAGATCAATGGCTACCTGGCTCAAGCGAACAAACCCAACAACAGTTTGTCAAAAAATGGGTTCAATCCCATGTCCATGATTCCAATTCAATTCGGAAACCAATATTGTTGGCTGAATTTGGAAAATCAAGTAAGGCAGCAGGATATAATGTTGGCCAAAGGGATGCCTACTTTAGAAGACTATACTACACCATTTATGCATGTGCTAGGAGTGGAGGTCCCTGTGGTGGTGCTGTGTTCTGGCAACTGATGGCCCAAGGAATGGATAGTTACAAAGATGGATATGAAGTAGTTTTGGCTGAGTGCCCATCAACAGCTGCACTTATAAATCAACAATCTCGTAAGCTAGCAACTATCAGATAG